In one Pseudomonas sp. 31-12 genomic region, the following are encoded:
- a CDS encoding HAAAP family serine/threonine permease — MTDVRTPAADNPAVELKRDTAAATKGWSKHDTTWMLGLYGTAIGAGTLFLPINAGVGGFWPLLILAVLAFPMTYFAHRGLTRFVLSGRSGDITEVVEEHFGIGTGKLITLLYFFAIFPILLVYSVALTNTLSSFMEHQLHIAPPPRAILSLVLILGLMAIVRCGQGVIVKCMSVLVYPFVAALLLLGVSLIPNWNGAFFATASEGMPLPLFFKTLWLAIPVMVFSFNHSPIISAFAVDQKQRYGEQAERKSSGILAIAHAMMVVTVMFFCFSCVLALSPADLAAAKAQNISILSYLANHFQTPVIAYAAPLIALVAITKSFLGHYIGASEGFQGLIVKSLRGRGRVMSASWLNRITALFMILSCWAVATFNPSILGMIETLGGPIIACLLFLMPMYAIHRVPALRQYSGQASNVFVVLIGLIALSAIIYSFLP, encoded by the coding sequence ATGACCGATGTACGTACACCTGCTGCCGATAACCCAGCTGTAGAACTCAAACGCGACACCGCAGCCGCTACCAAAGGCTGGAGCAAACACGACACCACCTGGATGCTCGGCCTCTATGGCACGGCCATCGGCGCTGGCACGCTGTTCCTGCCGATCAATGCGGGCGTGGGTGGTTTCTGGCCGCTGCTGATCCTGGCGGTGCTGGCATTCCCGATGACCTACTTTGCTCACCGGGGCCTGACCCGCTTCGTGCTGTCCGGTCGCTCCGGAGACATCACCGAAGTGGTGGAAGAACACTTCGGCATTGGCACCGGCAAGCTGATCACGCTGCTGTATTTCTTTGCGATCTTCCCGATTCTGCTGGTGTACAGCGTGGCGCTGACCAACACCTTGAGCAGCTTCATGGAGCATCAACTGCACATCGCCCCGCCACCGCGGGCGATTTTGTCGCTGGTGCTGATTCTCGGTCTGATGGCCATCGTGCGTTGTGGCCAGGGCGTCATCGTCAAATGCATGAGCGTGCTGGTTTATCCGTTCGTCGCGGCGTTGCTGCTGCTCGGAGTCAGCCTGATCCCTAACTGGAACGGCGCGTTCTTCGCCACCGCCAGCGAAGGCATGCCGCTGCCGCTGTTCTTCAAAACCTTGTGGCTGGCGATCCCGGTGATGGTGTTCTCTTTCAACCATTCGCCGATCATTTCCGCGTTCGCCGTTGACCAGAAACAGCGTTACGGCGAACAGGCCGAACGCAAGAGCAGCGGCATTCTTGCCATCGCCCACGCCATGATGGTGGTGACGGTGATGTTCTTCTGCTTCAGCTGCGTGCTGGCGCTGTCCCCGGCTGATTTGGCGGCGGCGAAGGCGCAGAACATCTCGATCCTGTCGTACCTGGCCAACCACTTCCAGACGCCGGTCATCGCATACGCTGCGCCGCTGATTGCGCTGGTGGCAATCACCAAATCCTTCCTCGGCCATTACATCGGCGCCAGCGAAGGCTTTCAGGGCCTGATCGTGAAAAGCCTGCGCGGCCGTGGCCGGGTGATGTCTGCCAGTTGGCTGAACCGCATCACTGCGCTGTTCATGATCCTCAGTTGCTGGGCCGTGGCGACGTTCAACCCGAGCATCCTCGGCATGATCGAAACCCTCGGCGGGCCGATCATTGCCTGCCTGTTGTTCTTGATGCCGATGTACGCCATCCATCGCGTGCCAGCCTTGCGCCAGTACTCGGGTCAGGCGTCGAACGTGTTCGTGGTGTTGATCGGTTTGATTGCACTGTCTGCGATCATCTACTCATTCCTGCCCTGA
- the fahA gene encoding fumarylacetoacetase, translating to MTQTSITRSWVSSANGHADFPLQNLPLGVFSVKGSAPRSGVAIGEHIFDLEAALDAGLFEGLAKTAVEATRGGQLNAFFELGREARVALRERLLELFAEGSTLHGKIEAQGAKLLPLAANCEMHLPAKINDYTDFYVGIEHAQNVGKLFRPDNPLLPNYKYVPIGYHGRASTIRPSGTDVRRPKGQTLPAGQTEPTFGPCARLDYELELGIWIGQGNEMGDSIAIGDAADHIAGFCLLNDWSARDIQAWEYQPLGPFLSKSFITSISPWVVTAEALEPFRRAQPARPEGDPQPLPYLFDKRDQALGAFDIELEVLLLTEGLREQKLPAHRLTLSNAKHMYWTVAQMVAHHSVNGCQLQAGDLFGSGTLSGPENGQFGSLLEITEGGKKPIELASGEVRKFLEDGDEIILRARCSRDGFASIGFGECRGKVIAAR from the coding sequence ATGACTCAGACTTCCATCACTCGTAGCTGGGTTTCTTCCGCCAACGGTCATGCTGACTTCCCGTTGCAAAACCTGCCACTGGGCGTGTTCAGCGTGAAGGGCTCTGCACCGCGCAGTGGCGTCGCCATTGGCGAACACATTTTTGATCTGGAAGCGGCGCTGGACGCCGGCCTGTTCGAAGGCCTCGCAAAAACCGCCGTAGAAGCCACCCGTGGCGGTCAGCTGAATGCGTTTTTCGAACTGGGCCGTGAGGCTCGCGTTGCTTTGCGCGAGCGTCTGCTTGAACTGTTCGCTGAAGGCAGCACCCTGCACGGCAAGATCGAAGCCCAAGGCGCAAAGCTGCTGCCACTGGCGGCAAACTGCGAGATGCACCTGCCGGCGAAAATCAACGATTACACCGACTTCTACGTCGGTATCGAGCACGCGCAGAACGTCGGCAAACTGTTCCGCCCGGACAACCCATTGCTGCCGAACTACAAGTACGTACCGATCGGCTATCACGGTCGTGCCTCGACCATACGCCCGTCCGGCACCGACGTTCGCCGTCCGAAAGGCCAGACCTTGCCAGCCGGTCAGACCGAGCCGACCTTTGGCCCGTGCGCACGCCTGGATTACGAACTGGAACTGGGCATCTGGATCGGTCAGGGCAACGAGATGGGTGACTCGATCGCCATTGGCGACGCGGCCGATCACATTGCCGGTTTCTGCCTGCTCAACGACTGGTCGGCGCGGGACATCCAGGCCTGGGAATACCAGCCGCTGGGGCCGTTCCTGTCGAAAAGTTTTATCACCAGCATCTCGCCGTGGGTCGTGACAGCCGAAGCGCTGGAGCCGTTCCGTCGTGCTCAACCGGCGCGCCCGGAAGGCGATCCGCAGCCGCTGCCGTACCTGTTCGACAAGCGTGATCAAGCCTTGGGTGCTTTCGATATCGAGCTGGAAGTGCTGCTGCTGACCGAAGGCCTGCGCGAGCAAAAACTGCCGGCCCATCGCCTGACGCTCAGCAACGCCAAACACATGTACTGGACCGTGGCGCAAATGGTCGCGCACCACAGCGTCAACGGCTGCCAGTTGCAGGCCGGTGACCTGTTCGGTTCGGGCACGTTGTCGGGACCGGAAAACGGTCAGTTCGGCAGCCTGCTGGAAATCACCGAGGGCGGGAAAAAGCCGATCGAGCTGGCGTCGGGCGAGGTGCGCAAGTTCCTTGAAGACGGCGACGAAATCATCTTGCGGGCGCGTTGCAGCCGCGACGGTTTTGCCTCCATCGGTTTCGGCGAATGCCGCGGCAAAGTCATCGCGGCGCGCTAA
- the hmgA gene encoding homogentisate 1,2-dioxygenase, translating into MNLDSTAPALAYQSGFGNEFSSEALPGALPVGQNSPQKAPYGLYTELFSGTAFTMARSEARRTWMYRIQPSANHPAFVKLDRQLAGGPLGEVTPNRLRWNPLDIPSEPTDFIDGLVSMAANSGADKPAGISIYSYRANRSMERVFFNADGELLLVPEQGRLRIATELGVLELEPLEIAVLPRGLKFRVELLDPQARGYIAENHGAPLRLPDLGPIGSNGLANARDFLTPVAHYENLKQPTTLVQKFLGQLWGCELDHSPLNVVAWHGNNVPYKYDLRRFNTIGTVSFDHPDPSIFTVLTSPTSVHGLANLDFVIFPPRWMVAEKTFRPPWFHRNLMNEFMGLIKGEYDAKAEGFVPGGASLHSCMSAHGPDGETCTKAINAELAPAKIDNTMAFMFETSQVLRPSRFALDCPQLQPNYDACWATLPATFDPTRR; encoded by the coding sequence ATGAACCTCGATTCAACGGCGCCAGCGCTGGCTTATCAGTCAGGCTTCGGCAACGAATTCAGCAGCGAAGCGTTGCCCGGCGCACTGCCCGTCGGCCAGAACTCCCCGCAAAAAGCCCCTTACGGCCTCTACACCGAACTGTTCTCCGGTACCGCGTTCACCATGGCCCGCAGCGAAGCGCGGCGCACCTGGATGTACCGGATTCAGCCGTCGGCCAATCACCCGGCGTTCGTCAAACTGGATCGGCAATTGGCCGGTGGTCCGTTGGGTGAAGTAACCCCCAATCGCCTGCGCTGGAACCCGCTGGACATCCCGAGCGAACCGACCGATTTCATTGACGGGCTGGTGAGCATGGCCGCCAACTCGGGCGCAGACAAACCCGCCGGGATCAGCATCTACAGCTACCGCGCCAACCGCTCCATGGAGCGCGTGTTCTTCAATGCCGACGGTGAACTGCTGCTGGTGCCTGAGCAGGGCCGCCTGCGCATCGCCACCGAATTGGGCGTGCTGGAACTGGAGCCGCTGGAAATCGCCGTGCTGCCGCGCGGTCTGAAATTCCGCGTCGAATTGCTCGACCCGCAAGCGCGCGGCTATATCGCCGAAAACCACGGCGCGCCACTGCGCCTGCCAGACTTGGGGCCGATCGGCAGCAATGGCCTGGCCAATGCCCGGGACTTCCTGACGCCCGTCGCGCATTACGAAAACCTCAAGCAACCGACCACTCTGGTGCAGAAATTCCTCGGCCAATTGTGGGGCTGTGAGCTCGATCATTCGCCGCTGAACGTGGTCGCCTGGCACGGCAATAACGTGCCGTACAAATATGACCTGCGCCGTTTCAACACCATCGGTACGGTGAGTTTCGATCACCCGGATCCGTCGATTTTCACCGTCCTGACCTCGCCGACCAGCGTCCACGGTCTGGCCAATCTGGACTTCGTGATCTTCCCGCCACGCTGGATGGTCGCCGAGAAAACCTTCCGTCCACCATGGTTCCACCGCAACCTGATGAACGAATTCATGGGCCTGATCAAGGGCGAGTACGACGCCAAGGCCGAAGGTTTCGTGCCCGGCGGCGCGTCGTTGCACAGCTGCATGAGCGCTCATGGCCCGGACGGCGAAACCTGCACCAAGGCCATCAACGCCGAACTGGCGCCAGCGAAAATCGACAACACCATGGCGTTCATGTTCGAGACCAGCCAGGTGCTGCGCCCGAGCCGTTTCGCCCTGGATTGCCCGCAACTTCAACCTAATTACGATGCCTGCTGGGCCACGCTGCCCGCCACTTTCGACCCGACCCGGAGATAA
- a CDS encoding phosphate-starvation-inducible protein PsiE encodes MKINWAEKLRQNVHQLAESLGNLFVETFHYLALFAIGAVTAWAAVMEFLGMIEEGHIKIDDILLLFIYLELGAMVGIYFKTNHMPVRFLIYVAITALTRLLISNVSHHNPPDLGIIYLCGGILLLAFAILVVRYASSQFPSVKIEHPQRKVGAGSGEHPEVEKGEI; translated from the coding sequence GTGAAAATCAACTGGGCCGAGAAACTGCGGCAGAACGTGCATCAATTGGCCGAGTCCCTGGGCAACCTGTTCGTCGAGACCTTCCATTACCTGGCGTTGTTCGCCATCGGTGCAGTGACCGCGTGGGCGGCGGTGATGGAATTTCTCGGGATGATCGAAGAAGGGCACATCAAGATCGATGACATCTTGCTGCTGTTCATCTACCTGGAACTGGGTGCGATGGTCGGGATTTACTTCAAGACCAACCACATGCCGGTGCGCTTCCTGATCTACGTGGCAATCACGGCGCTGACGCGACTGTTGATTTCCAACGTCTCGCACCACAACCCGCCGGACCTCGGCATCATTTACCTGTGCGGCGGGATTCTGCTGCTGGCGTTTGCGATTCTGGTGGTGCGTTACGCTTCGTCGCAATTCCCTTCGGTGAAGATCGAACACCCGCAACGCAAGGTCGGTGCGGGTTCCGGTGAACATCCCGAAGTGGAGAAGGGCGAAATCTAA
- the maiA gene encoding maleylacetoacetate isomerase — protein MELYTYYRSTSSYRVRIALALKGLDVQALPVNLIAPPGGEHRQAPYLAINPQGRVPALRTDEGELLIQSPAIIEYLEERYPQVPLLSKDLVARAHERGVAAVIGCDVHPLHNVSVLNKLRQLGHDETQVVEWIGHWISQGLATVEQLIGDEGFCFGPEPGLADVYLIPQLYAAERFNISLEAYPRIRRVAALAAQHPAFIKAHPANQPDTPKT, from the coding sequence ATGGAGCTCTACACCTACTACCGTTCGACGTCGTCTTACCGGGTGCGCATTGCGTTGGCATTGAAGGGCCTGGATGTCCAGGCGCTGCCGGTCAATCTGATCGCACCGCCGGGTGGCGAGCATCGGCAAGCACCGTATCTGGCGATCAATCCGCAAGGCCGGGTGCCGGCCTTGCGCACCGATGAAGGCGAACTGCTGATTCAGTCGCCGGCCATCATCGAGTACCTGGAGGAACGTTATCCACAGGTGCCGCTGCTGTCCAAAGACCTGGTCGCGCGCGCTCATGAGCGTGGTGTTGCAGCCGTAATTGGTTGCGACGTGCATCCGTTGCACAACGTCAGCGTGCTCAACAAGCTGCGGCAATTGGGTCACGATGAGACGCAGGTGGTGGAGTGGATCGGCCACTGGATCAGCCAGGGTTTGGCGACGGTGGAGCAGTTGATTGGGGATGAGGGGTTTTGCTTTGGGCCGGAGCCAGGCTTGGCGGACGTCTATCTGATACCTCAACTGTACGCGGCCGAGCGGTTCAACATCTCACTTGAAGCGTATCCACGGATTCGCCGGGTTGCGGCACTGGCTGCGCAGCATCCCGCGTTCATCAAGGCACACCCGGCCAACCAGCCAGACACCCCTAAAACCTGA
- a CDS encoding IclR family transcriptional regulator, with the protein METPRNNDKQKVRSAEVGTDILKALAELSPSTSLSRLAEHVQMPASKVHRYLQALIASGFAEQNTATNHYGLGREALRVGLAALNSMDVLKVAALPLAELRDELNETCFLAVWGNQGATVVHIEPAVRAVTVVTQLGSVLPLLSSSTGLVFGAFLPKRETVDLRDQELQNTNEHVLADDQAYAALCEQIRERGLHHVHGLLMPGVDALSAPVFNAVGNVAAVMTIVGPTSLFHADENGPAAQRLLAATRAVSWRMGHEPVHAASPISD; encoded by the coding sequence ATGGAAACGCCGCGCAACAACGACAAACAGAAAGTCCGCTCGGCCGAGGTCGGTACCGACATCCTCAAGGCCCTGGCCGAGTTGTCGCCTTCGACCTCGTTGTCGCGCCTGGCCGAACACGTGCAGATGCCGGCGAGCAAGGTTCATCGTTATTTGCAGGCGCTGATCGCCAGCGGTTTCGCCGAGCAGAACACCGCCACCAACCATTACGGACTCGGCCGTGAAGCACTGCGCGTGGGCCTCGCCGCGCTCAACAGTATGGACGTGCTGAAAGTTGCCGCCCTGCCCTTGGCCGAGTTGCGCGATGAACTGAACGAAACTTGCTTTTTGGCGGTGTGGGGCAATCAGGGTGCGACCGTGGTGCACATCGAACCGGCAGTGCGTGCGGTGACGGTTGTGACGCAGTTGGGTTCGGTGCTGCCGTTGCTCAGCTCGTCCACTGGCCTGGTGTTTGGCGCGTTTCTACCGAAGCGCGAAACCGTGGACTTGCGCGATCAGGAACTGCAAAACACCAACGAGCACGTCTTGGCGGACGATCAAGCCTATGCGGCCTTGTGCGAACAGATCCGCGAGCGCGGCCTGCATCATGTGCATGGTTTGCTCATGCCGGGGGTGGACGCCTTGTCAGCACCGGTATTCAACGCAGTAGGGAATGTCGCGGCGGTCATGACCATTGTCGGCCCTACCTCGTTATTTCACGCCGACGAAAACGGCCCGGCGGCGCAGCGATTGCTGGCGGCGACGCGGGCCGTGAGTTGGCGGATGGGCCATGAGCCCGTCCATGCAGCGAGCCCGATCAGCGATTAA
- a CDS encoding SirB1 family protein: MTPRQHFFDCLQRSPPALFEAALWMAAEHDKEVNPEKVLADFRDLQQRVSYGLPMLPVSELAQPLLRRMNDLGFAQDDFTPLRPQVALVNKVLELRRGQPLSLGLIALELARRLEIPLAGVNFPGHFLLRVPGADHLLDPCGGRRLYPNDCRELLQRQYGPNMKINAEHLLTAEPVQMLQRLSRNLRQLHLSHDDYIGALIDAERVLELGNANASDYLARASLYQRLDCPNAERFDLEHALLLSDDPIQRIRLTERLGHLPPNSIVH, encoded by the coding sequence ATGACCCCGCGCCAACACTTTTTTGACTGCCTGCAACGATCACCGCCCGCGCTGTTCGAGGCGGCGCTGTGGATGGCGGCCGAGCATGACAAAGAGGTGAATCCCGAGAAGGTGCTGGCAGACTTTCGCGATCTGCAACAGCGGGTCAGTTATGGCTTGCCGATGCTGCCGGTGAGCGAACTGGCCCAGCCGCTGTTGCGGCGGATGAATGACCTGGGGTTCGCCCAGGACGACTTCACCCCGCTGCGCCCACAAGTGGCACTGGTCAATAAGGTGCTGGAACTCAGGCGCGGCCAGCCGCTGTCCTTGGGGTTGATCGCGCTGGAGTTGGCCAGACGCCTGGAGATCCCGTTGGCCGGGGTCAACTTCCCCGGACACTTCCTGCTGCGGGTGCCAGGTGCCGATCACCTGCTGGACCCGTGCGGCGGGCGCCGCTTGTACCCCAACGATTGCCGGGAATTGCTGCAACGTCAGTACGGCCCGAACATGAAAATCAACGCCGAGCATTTGCTGACCGCCGAACCGGTGCAGATGCTGCAACGGCTGTCACGCAACCTGCGCCAGTTGCACCTTTCCCACGATGACTACATCGGCGCGCTGATCGACGCTGAACGCGTGCTGGAACTGGGCAACGCCAACGCCTCCGATTACCTGGCCCGGGCCAGCCTCTATCAACGGCTGGACTGCCCGAACGCCGAGCGCTTCGACCTGGAGCATGCATTGCTGCTCAGCGACGACCCGATCCAGCGGATTCGCCTGACTGAACGACTGGGGCATCTGCCGCCCAATTCCATCGTCCATTAA
- a CDS encoding DUF6543 domain-containing protein, translating into MSFNNSVPSKREMRLDYWRQSFSEQHVQHFLGLEAALVESEKNLNEALGPRASLKAYALNRVRSWARIAAGVECEPDQIVVTSRHTLRVAGKEIIQEDKRSLTEFAIFGLQISTLQELSFAGPVYPGLTSAGLQQWLASVDIRSDFAVMMTIDATEVINEAMQEYLARQIEFTLFCASVERAYERLDDHWVLRYLAGDPALFVRGVVLPGTGAAMKDLFVISERGNPLGRNILYAPGAPDEKVWHSFDSVVEMGNAVGDWASKSSDFIDDQVDSRFRDSAHLFFRELAANKRFWKNDDVQLREFIAPKAGQPLFGVVSERIRRDKIEAIELASANYRYAPVFLREQFARLNTELKALYTVEARDHALISYYQFAYDLIKYQVEQVLKSRGEHVSVDPDLIIVELSSTEKLSLTSIIVNEHVFDARNEGSAKPSYYPRFSLAEGQPEFKELDIYELSSWSKVLRPGEKYIDMLRAVYLDSTELSYAFRRGVHQQRQLAEMNRAVLSEYFQQRINYEQRNGLFNLISSLEHVQTRHPLGDYPAMENSIYQLHLGRLRPVEGVYVFRLMTAGKNEDWLYTPQAPDGLWFRPFSHFDTSVRIKGLREYYSTRVHFRDRLAVSNYFDGLEASTRSLPPPTLEHDSRVREFVRSYDDMIWRVIRDVDAQTTSLAEIIAGLTYNAVINAAQVISLIIPPLGLAVAGIQITKNILEGAQAYHDGDKNKAITHFKDALIDLATLGYGKYKELGKGAITAAQRTLIDLAGDAKTLAGLVSAATGQEVPHQVLQQIVQDVLADTQGRGSKTIVR; encoded by the coding sequence GTGAGTTTTAATAACAGTGTGCCTAGTAAACGAGAGATGCGACTGGATTACTGGCGTCAGAGTTTTTCGGAGCAACACGTTCAGCATTTTCTGGGGCTTGAAGCAGCGTTGGTTGAAAGTGAAAAGAATTTGAACGAAGCGTTAGGCCCACGCGCTTCTTTAAAGGCTTATGCACTGAATCGTGTTCGTTCATGGGCACGCATCGCCGCCGGTGTCGAGTGTGAGCCCGACCAGATTGTCGTGACGTCCCGACATACGCTCCGCGTTGCTGGCAAGGAGATCATTCAGGAGGATAAAAGATCGCTGACCGAGTTCGCGATTTTTGGTTTGCAAATTTCGACGCTTCAGGAATTGAGTTTTGCAGGTCCGGTTTACCCGGGGCTTACCAGCGCTGGCCTTCAACAATGGCTTGCCTCGGTCGACATTCGTTCTGACTTCGCCGTGATGATGACTATCGATGCAACCGAGGTTATCAATGAAGCGATGCAAGAGTATTTGGCCAGGCAGATAGAATTCACTCTTTTTTGCGCGAGTGTCGAGCGTGCTTACGAACGCTTGGACGACCACTGGGTGCTGCGATACCTGGCGGGTGATCCGGCATTGTTTGTCCGTGGCGTGGTGTTGCCGGGCACGGGCGCTGCAATGAAAGATCTGTTTGTCATCAGTGAGAGAGGGAACCCGCTGGGGCGAAACATCCTGTATGCGCCCGGTGCTCCCGATGAGAAGGTTTGGCACAGCTTTGACAGTGTCGTCGAGATGGGTAACGCAGTCGGTGATTGGGCCAGCAAGTCTTCGGATTTTATCGATGATCAGGTTGATAGCCGTTTTCGGGATTCGGCTCACTTGTTTTTTCGTGAGCTCGCGGCGAATAAACGCTTCTGGAAAAACGACGATGTACAACTGCGTGAGTTTATCGCGCCCAAGGCGGGACAGCCTTTGTTTGGTGTGGTGTCTGAAAGAATTCGTCGAGACAAAATTGAAGCGATCGAATTGGCCTCGGCAAACTATCGTTATGCGCCTGTCTTCTTGCGGGAGCAGTTTGCTCGACTCAATACCGAACTCAAGGCGTTGTATACCGTTGAGGCGCGTGATCATGCGTTGATTTCGTATTATCAGTTTGCGTACGACTTGATCAAGTATCAAGTTGAGCAGGTGCTGAAGTCTCGGGGGGAACATGTATCAGTTGATCCGGATTTGATAATTGTCGAGTTAAGTTCGACGGAAAAACTGTCTCTGACTTCCATAATTGTCAATGAGCATGTTTTCGACGCCAGAAATGAAGGCAGTGCAAAACCTTCGTACTACCCAAGATTCAGCCTGGCGGAGGGGCAGCCTGAATTCAAGGAGCTGGATATATACGAGTTGTCTTCGTGGTCCAAGGTGTTACGACCAGGTGAAAAATATATCGATATGTTGCGCGCGGTTTATCTGGATTCCACCGAGTTGAGTTACGCGTTCAGGCGCGGTGTTCATCAACAGCGTCAGCTGGCGGAAATGAACCGGGCTGTATTGTCAGAATACTTTCAGCAGCGAATCAACTATGAGCAACGCAATGGTCTTTTCAATTTAATCAGTTCGCTGGAGCATGTGCAGACACGCCATCCGTTGGGCGATTACCCCGCGATGGAAAACAGTATCTACCAGCTTCACCTTGGTCGGCTTCGTCCGGTGGAGGGGGTCTATGTATTCCGGCTCATGACCGCGGGGAAAAACGAGGATTGGTTGTATACCCCGCAAGCTCCGGACGGTTTATGGTTTCGCCCATTCAGCCATTTTGATACGTCGGTTCGTATCAAGGGGTTGAGGGAGTACTACTCTACGCGCGTTCATTTCAGGGATCGGCTCGCGGTCAGCAATTACTTTGATGGACTTGAGGCCTCGACTCGTAGCCTGCCTCCGCCGACATTGGAGCACGACAGTCGGGTCCGAGAGTTCGTCAGGTCTTACGACGACATGATCTGGCGCGTCATCAGGGATGTGGACGCGCAGACGACCAGTCTGGCCGAGATCATTGCGGGCCTGACGTACAACGCTGTCATCAACGCCGCACAGGTCATCAGCCTGATTATTCCTCCTCTAGGGCTCGCGGTCGCCGGAATACAAATCACCAAAAACATTCTTGAAGGCGCGCAGGCCTATCACGATGGGGACAAAAATAAAGCGATCACCCATTTCAAGGACGCATTGATTGATCTGGCCACGTTGGGCTATGGCAAATACAAAGAGCTGGGCAAGGGCGCAATCACCGCAGCGCAAAGAACGCTGATCGACCTCGCGGGTGATGCGAAGACACTTGCAGGCCTGGTTTCTGCAGCCACTGGGCAAGAGGTTCCGCACCAGGTACTGCAGCAAATTGTTCAGGATGTATTGGCCGACACGCAGGGACGGGGCAGCAAAACCATCGTCCGTTAA
- a CDS encoding DUF3509 domain-containing protein: MDNPFQLITDAFAADYQINLSIQGLDGRIMLTLSNSGHVVAKRMISAEQRNDPKRLKRLVQSIQFGIAIEQGHSAMSILEAMTDGDNRNLPPPQVKAKPRPTMGL; this comes from the coding sequence ATGGACAACCCTTTTCAGCTCATTACCGATGCCTTTGCAGCGGACTATCAGATCAACCTGAGCATTCAGGGGCTGGACGGCCGCATCATGCTGACCCTGTCCAACAGCGGCCACGTGGTTGCCAAGCGGATGATCAGCGCCGAACAGCGCAATGACCCCAAGCGCCTCAAGCGCCTGGTGCAAAGCATTCAGTTCGGCATCGCCATCGAACAGGGCCATAGCGCCATGTCGATCCTCGAAGCCATGACCGATGGCGACAATCGCAACCTGCCGCCACCCCAAGTCAAAGCCAAGCCCCGCCCCACCATGGGACTTTAG
- a CDS encoding Glu/Leu/Phe/Val dehydrogenase dimerization domain-containing protein, whose amino-acid sequence MFALMQSTRLESLHLSVDPVTGLKAVIAIHNSRLGPALGGCRYLAYPSDESAVEDAIRLAQGMSYKAALAGLAQGGGVAVIVRPVHVENRAALFEAFGRCINQLDGRYITAIDSGTSVADMDCIAQQTQHVTSTTSAGDPAPHAAMGVFTGIRATAMARLGSDNLEGLRVAIQGLGNVGYALAEQLHAAGAELLVSDIDHGKVQLAMEQLGAHPIANDALLSTPCDILAPCGLGGVLNSHSVTQLRCSAVAGSANNQLTHLDVADQLERRGILYAPDYVINSGGLIYVSLKHRGEELTTITAHLSKIASRLTEVFAHAQAEKRSPARVADELAEKVLYR is encoded by the coding sequence ATGTTCGCTCTCATGCAAAGCACTCGCCTTGAATCGCTGCATCTGAGCGTCGACCCAGTCACCGGGTTGAAGGCGGTCATTGCCATTCATAACAGCCGCCTGGGGCCCGCCCTGGGGGGATGTCGTTACCTTGCCTATCCCAGCGACGAATCTGCAGTCGAGGATGCCATCCGCCTGGCGCAGGGCATGAGTTACAAGGCAGCGCTGGCCGGCCTCGCCCAGGGCGGCGGGGTGGCGGTGATTGTTCGACCGGTGCATGTGGAAAATCGTGCCGCGCTGTTCGAAGCCTTCGGCCGCTGCATCAATCAACTCGACGGGCGCTACATCACCGCGATCGACAGCGGCACTTCAGTGGCGGACATGGATTGCATCGCCCAACAGACCCAACACGTCACCAGCACCACCTCGGCGGGCGACCCCGCGCCACACGCCGCGATGGGGGTGTTCACCGGCATTCGTGCCACCGCCATGGCTCGCCTGGGCAGCGATAACCTCGAAGGCCTGCGGGTTGCGATCCAGGGGTTGGGCAACGTCGGTTATGCCTTGGCCGAACAGCTGCACGCCGCCGGCGCCGAACTGCTGGTCAGCGACATCGATCACGGCAAGGTGCAATTGGCGATGGAGCAATTGGGCGCTCATCCGATCGCCAACGATGCGCTGCTCAGCACGCCGTGCGACATTCTCGCGCCCTGCGGCCTCGGTGGCGTGCTCAACAGCCACAGCGTCACTCAACTGCGCTGCTCGGCAGTGGCCGGTTCGGCGAACAATCAGCTGACGCATCTGGACGTGGCCGATCAACTGGAACGTCGGGGCATTTTGTATGCGCCGGACTACGTGATCAATTCCGGCGGGCTGATCTACGTTTCGCTCAAACACCGTGGCGAAGAGCTCACGACCATCACCGCGCACCTGTCGAAAATCGCCTCGCGGCTGACCGAAGTCTTTGCCCATGCGCAGGCGGAAAAACGTTCGCCTGCACGGGTGGCGGACGAGTTGGCGGAGAAAGTGCTGTACCGCTGA